AATGGTTTTACGGTATCTATTCTGAGCCGATCTGCCAGAGAAAACACTTCTTTGATTACTTATTACAAATGGAATTTAATGAGCAATTATATTAATGAAGACGCCATTTTACAAGCCGATTATATTATTCATTTGGCAGGAGAAGGCGTTGTTGAAAAAAAATGGACTAAAAGACGCAAGAAACTTATTCTGGAAAGTCGTCTGAAGCCAATTGACCTGATCTTTTCGATTTTAAAAAAAAACAATAAAATATTAGACGGTTTTATTTCCGCTTCGGGAATTGGGATTTACGGCGCTATTACCAGTCCTGAAATTTGTACTGAAATGACTGCTCCTGCAAATGATTTTTTGGGAACAACTTGTCAGGAATGGGAACAAACGGTAGATAAAATTGGTTCTTTAGGTATTAGAACTGTTAAAATTAGAACAGCAATTGTTTTAGGGCGCAATGAAGGTTTTTTAAAGAAAATGAGCCCAAATTTTAAGGCTGGCTTTGGTATGATTTTAGGCACAGGAAAACAATATCTTCCCTGGATTCACATTCAGGATTTGTGTCAGATTTACTTAAAAGCAATAACAGACCCTGAAATGCAAGGAGCTTATAATGCCTGTGTAACTGAC
This genomic interval from uncultured Flavobacterium sp. contains the following:
- a CDS encoding TIGR01777 family oxidoreductase, whose translation is MAKNVLITGGTGFVGKHLTDTLIDNGFTVSILSRSARENTSLITYYKWNLMSNYINEDAILQADYIIHLAGEGVVEKKWTKRRKKLILESRLKPIDLIFSILKKNNKILDGFISASGIGIYGAITSPEICTEMTAPANDFLGTTCQEWEQTVDKIGSLGIRTVKIRTAIVLGRNEGFLKKMSPNFKAGFGMILGTGKQYLPWIHIQDLCQIYLKAITDPEMQGAYNACVTDNTTNQTFSKILANLYGYKIWFPKIPSFVLKVVLGEMSEAVLKGQRASSEKIQKTGFQFQFTDLEEALVSCLF